One stretch of Qipengyuania gelatinilytica DNA includes these proteins:
- the glpD gene encoding glycerol-3-phosphate dehydrogenase has translation MSETYDLLVVGGGINGAGIARDAAGRGMSVLLVEKDDLASHTSSASTKLVHGGLRYLEQFEFRLVGESLREREILLANAPHIIWPLRFVLPHLKGMRPKWMLRLGLAIYDRLGGKKTLPGSHRVNLRVAPHQSTLQDGLKSGFEYADCWVEDSRLVVLTAMDAEARGAKVLTRTECTGLDRHEDSWTATLRDDAGERTVAARCVVNAAGPWVDTVAKTALGAGTPAHLRLVKGSHIIVPRAYPGDHAYIFQQPDQRIVFAIPYERDYTLIGTTDMLYEGDLDCVEISAEERTYLREAVSRYLRSGVTEEDIVHTYAGVRPLYEDKAASNSTVTRDYVFEVDSEGGAPILSVYGGKITTYRKLAEHALEKLASHMPVPGRSWTADAPLPGGDMADRDFAKFLWQASERHPWLPPETVLRLSRAYGTRLDMVIGDAGSLGELGEHFGGDLYEAELTYLVDHEYARSAQDVLWRRSKLALHLSEDACAQVGQWFDRRSQPPAPQGRPGVHKA, from the coding sequence ATGAGCGAGACCTACGACCTTCTCGTCGTCGGTGGCGGAATCAACGGCGCGGGGATTGCGCGCGACGCGGCCGGACGCGGCATGTCGGTGCTGCTGGTCGAGAAGGACGATCTTGCCTCGCACACATCCTCGGCCAGTACCAAGCTGGTCCATGGCGGCCTGCGTTATCTCGAACAGTTCGAATTCCGGCTGGTCGGAGAGAGCCTGCGCGAACGCGAGATCCTGCTCGCCAATGCGCCGCATATCATCTGGCCGCTGCGCTTCGTCCTCCCGCACCTCAAGGGCATGCGGCCCAAGTGGATGCTGCGCCTCGGCCTTGCGATCTATGACCGGCTGGGCGGCAAGAAGACCCTGCCCGGTTCACACAGGGTGAACCTGCGCGTCGCGCCGCACCAGTCCACCCTCCAGGACGGGCTCAAGTCGGGGTTCGAATATGCCGATTGCTGGGTGGAGGATTCGCGGCTCGTCGTGCTCACCGCGATGGATGCAGAGGCGCGCGGGGCAAAGGTCCTCACTCGCACCGAATGCACCGGGCTGGACCGGCACGAGGATAGCTGGACCGCGACGCTGAGGGACGATGCCGGAGAGCGGACCGTCGCCGCTCGCTGCGTGGTGAACGCTGCGGGACCATGGGTCGATACGGTGGCGAAGACCGCGCTCGGCGCGGGCACGCCAGCACATCTCAGGCTCGTGAAGGGCAGCCACATCATCGTGCCGCGCGCCTATCCGGGCGACCATGCCTATATCTTCCAGCAGCCCGACCAGCGGATCGTTTTCGCGATCCCCTACGAGCGCGACTACACGCTGATCGGCACCACCGACATGCTCTACGAGGGCGATCTCGATTGCGTGGAGATCAGTGCCGAAGAACGCACCTATCTGCGCGAGGCCGTGTCGCGCTATTTGAGGAGCGGCGTCACCGAAGAGGACATCGTCCACACCTATGCCGGCGTGCGTCCGCTTTACGAGGACAAGGCCGCCAGCAACTCGACCGTAACGCGCGACTATGTCTTCGAGGTCGACAGCGAAGGCGGTGCGCCGATCCTGTCGGTTTATGGTGGCAAGATCACCACCTACCGCAAGCTGGCCGAGCATGCGCTCGAGAAGCTCGCTTCGCATATGCCTGTTCCGGGCAGGAGCTGGACTGCCGATGCACCGCTTCCGGGCGGTGACATGGCGGACCGGGACTTCGCGAAGTTCCTCTGGCAGGCGAGCGAACGCCACCCCTGGCTCCCGCCCGAGACCGTCCTCAGGCTGTCACGCGCCTATGGTACACGGCTCGACATGGTGATCGGCGATGCGGGCTCGCTCGGGGAGCTTGGCGAGCATTTCGGAGGCGACCTCTACGAGGCGGAACTGACCTACCTGGTCGATCACGAATATGCCCGCTCCGCGCAGGATGTGCTGTGGCGCCGGAGCAAGCTCGCTCTGCACCTGTCCGAGGATGCCTGCGCGCAGGTCGGGCAGTGGTTCGACCGCAGGTCACAGCCCCCCGCGCCCCAGGGTCGGCCCGGCGTTCACAAAGCTTGA
- the mtnP gene encoding S-methyl-5'-thioadenosine phosphorylase: MSEWTIGIIGGSGLYAMDALEDRQWIEVTSPWGKPSDKILCGTIGHVRVRFLPRHGRGHVHIPSKVDARANIDALKRAGCTDILAISAVGSLSEELAPGRFVAVDQFIDNTKGRPSTFFDSGFVAHVSMGDPVCSRLSKYAAKAAEKAGADVTEGATYLAMEGPQFSTRAESKLYRHWGAEVIGMTGMPEAKLAREAELPYALLAMVTDWDSWRDSEDAVDVGVIIEQMNANSATAVKTVEAFCKGLPKKRTPSPIDTALDDAILTAPDKHDRELMAKLDAVAGRLFRAE, translated from the coding sequence ATGAGCGAGTGGACCATCGGCATCATCGGAGGCTCGGGCCTTTATGCGATGGACGCACTGGAAGACCGCCAGTGGATCGAGGTGACGTCGCCCTGGGGCAAGCCATCGGACAAGATCCTGTGCGGCACCATCGGCCATGTCCGCGTGCGCTTCCTGCCGCGTCACGGGCGTGGGCATGTCCACATACCCTCCAAGGTCGATGCGCGCGCCAATATCGATGCTCTGAAGCGTGCAGGCTGCACCGACATCCTTGCCATCAGCGCGGTCGGTTCGCTGTCGGAGGAACTGGCGCCGGGCCGCTTCGTCGCGGTCGACCAGTTCATCGACAACACCAAGGGCCGCCCCTCGACCTTCTTCGACAGCGGCTTCGTCGCGCATGTCTCGATGGGCGACCCGGTCTGTTCGCGCCTTTCCAAATATGCTGCCAAGGCCGCCGAGAAGGCCGGTGCCGATGTGACCGAGGGCGCGACCTATCTCGCCATGGAAGGTCCGCAGTTCTCCACCCGCGCCGAAAGCAAGCTTTACCGCCATTGGGGCGCGGAAGTGATCGGCATGACCGGCATGCCCGAAGCCAAGCTCGCCCGCGAGGCCGAGCTGCCTTACGCACTGCTCGCCATGGTCACCGACTGGGACAGCTGGCGCGACAGCGAGGATGCCGTCGACGTGGGTGTGATCATCGAACAGATGAACGCGAACTCGGCCACCGCGGTGAAAACCGTCGAGGCATTCTGCAAGGGCCTGCCGAAGAAGCGCACGCCGTCGCCGATCGATACCGCTCTCGACGATGCGATCCTGACCGCGCCGGACAAGCATGACCGCGAACTGATGGCCAAGCTGGATGCGGTCGCCGGGCGGCTGTTCCGCGCGGAATGA
- the putA gene encoding bifunctional proline dehydrogenase/L-glutamate gamma-semialdehyde dehydrogenase PutA, whose protein sequence is MALHDPVRLTPISRQTLREAYKAEENACVAERMAQAANAAAKHDEAAGLAAKLIEGARRRKASGIDAFLHQYGLATEEGVALMCLAEALLRVPDAPTADALIRDKIGDIDWAEHMGESSSTFVNAATFSLMLTGEVLERPEEAQKGMGTTLKRAVNRLGEPVIRKATLQAMRILGGQFVYGRTINESLKRAAPERAKGLTHSFDMLGEAAMTYDDAERYRQAYERAIDRLSREATGKVSTSPGISVKLSALHPKYTFLHADKAIVDLLPVLRDLAAKARDANIHFTIDAEEADRLELSMDIIEALARDDTLFVRDDGSRWEGFGLAIQAYQKRGVPMCEWIARLARKYDRKFFVRLVKGAYWDTEIKLSQVGGYTDYPVFTRKLATDVSYLACAEKLLAADDVIYPAFATHNAYTIGAVKALAGAKPFEFQRLHGMGEDIYGALAQVEGNRRTNVRIYAPTGTHKDLLAYLVRRLLENGANSSFVNRMADAEVPVEELTTCPVADMQALEPYRNPAIPLPTDIFGRRANSAGIDLSDPLVREPLMERLEALEAKQWVAEPTFMSSAEGEMAPINKPHDLTAQVGTRRDALDFEVEEAISRAEAIQPGWNALGGEKRALLLEAAADLFEDHTDEFLSLCQREAGKTLQDAVLELREAVDFLRFYASEARRLFAAPIALPGPTGEENRLSLAGRGVFACISPWNFPLAIFIGPPAAALAAGNTVVAKPAEQTPLIAALAVRLCHEAGIPEDAFQLLPGAGDVGEMITSDPRIAGVAFTGSTQTAQAINRSLAGRDGPIATFIAETGGQNAMIVDSTALPEQVTRDVVASAFQSAGQRCSALRVLHIQDDVYDEMLAMIRGAFEALTIGDPEELSTDVGPVIDPDAKAALERHVARRKTGGAQVWRRKLHRGSSKGCYVAPTIIELDSILDLKRENFGPVLHVVRYRASEIDRVMEEINATGYGLTLGLHSRNDDMRAYIEARAKVGNFYVNRNQIGAVVESQPFGGEGLSGTGPKAGGPHYVARFATERVVCIDTTAAGGNATLLAS, encoded by the coding sequence ATGGCCCTGCACGATCCTGTTCGCCTTACCCCCATTTCCCGCCAGACCCTGCGCGAGGCCTACAAGGCCGAGGAAAATGCCTGTGTCGCCGAGCGGATGGCGCAGGCCGCGAACGCCGCTGCAAAACATGACGAGGCTGCCGGCCTTGCAGCCAAGCTGATCGAAGGCGCGCGTCGCCGGAAGGCTTCCGGCATCGATGCATTCCTCCACCAGTACGGGCTCGCCACCGAAGAAGGCGTGGCGCTGATGTGCCTTGCCGAAGCGCTGCTGCGCGTGCCCGATGCGCCGACTGCCGACGCACTGATCCGTGACAAGATCGGCGATATCGACTGGGCAGAGCACATGGGCGAAAGCTCCTCCACCTTTGTCAACGCCGCGACGTTCTCCTTGATGCTGACGGGCGAAGTTCTCGAACGGCCGGAAGAAGCGCAGAAGGGCATGGGCACCACGCTCAAGCGTGCCGTGAACCGCCTGGGCGAACCGGTCATCCGCAAGGCCACCTTGCAGGCCATGCGCATCCTTGGCGGACAGTTCGTCTATGGCCGCACGATCAACGAATCGCTGAAGCGCGCGGCACCGGAGCGCGCCAAGGGCCTCACCCACAGCTTCGACATGCTCGGCGAAGCGGCGATGACCTATGACGATGCAGAGCGCTATCGTCAGGCCTATGAGCGCGCGATCGACCGCCTGTCGCGCGAGGCGACGGGCAAGGTCTCGACCAGCCCGGGCATTTCGGTGAAGCTTTCCGCGCTGCATCCGAAATACACATTCCTCCATGCCGACAAGGCTATCGTCGACCTGCTGCCGGTGCTGCGTGATCTCGCCGCCAAGGCGCGTGATGCGAACATCCATTTCACCATTGATGCCGAGGAAGCAGACCGGCTGGAACTCTCGATGGACATCATCGAGGCGCTTGCCCGTGACGACACGCTGTTCGTCCGTGACGATGGCAGCCGGTGGGAAGGCTTCGGCCTCGCCATCCAGGCGTACCAGAAGCGCGGCGTCCCGATGTGCGAATGGATCGCGCGGCTTGCCCGCAAGTACGATCGCAAGTTCTTCGTCCGGCTGGTGAAGGGCGCCTATTGGGATACCGAGATCAAGCTCAGCCAGGTGGGCGGTTACACCGACTATCCGGTGTTCACCCGCAAGCTTGCGACCGATGTCAGCTACCTCGCCTGCGCGGAAAAGCTGTTGGCGGCCGACGACGTGATTTACCCGGCCTTCGCCACGCACAATGCCTATACGATCGGTGCGGTGAAGGCGCTGGCAGGCGCAAAGCCGTTCGAATTCCAGCGCCTCCACGGAATGGGCGAGGACATCTACGGCGCGCTGGCTCAGGTCGAAGGTAACCGCCGCACCAATGTGCGCATCTACGCGCCCACCGGTACGCATAAGGACCTTCTCGCCTATCTAGTGCGCCGCCTGCTCGAAAACGGGGCAAATTCGAGCTTCGTCAATCGCATGGCCGATGCCGAAGTGCCAGTGGAAGAACTGACTACCTGCCCGGTCGCCGACATGCAGGCGCTCGAGCCCTATCGCAATCCGGCGATCCCGCTGCCGACGGACATCTTCGGTCGCCGCGCCAATTCGGCGGGCATCGACCTGTCCGATCCGCTGGTCCGCGAACCGCTGATGGAGCGGCTCGAGGCACTCGAGGCGAAACAGTGGGTGGCGGAGCCGACCTTCATGTCATCTGCCGAAGGCGAGATGGCGCCGATCAACAAGCCGCACGATCTCACGGCGCAGGTCGGCACGCGCCGCGACGCGCTCGATTTCGAGGTCGAGGAAGCGATCAGCCGTGCCGAAGCCATCCAGCCGGGCTGGAACGCGCTGGGCGGCGAAAAGCGTGCGCTGCTGCTCGAAGCGGCGGCCGACCTGTTCGAGGATCACACCGACGAATTCCTTTCGCTCTGCCAGCGCGAGGCGGGCAAGACGCTGCAGGACGCGGTGCTCGAACTGCGCGAAGCAGTCGACTTCCTGCGCTTCTACGCCAGCGAGGCGCGCCGCCTCTTTGCAGCACCCATTGCGCTTCCCGGTCCGACCGGCGAGGAAAACCGACTGAGCCTTGCAGGGCGCGGCGTGTTCGCCTGCATCTCGCCCTGGAACTTCCCGCTCGCGATCTTCATCGGCCCGCCGGCTGCCGCGCTTGCCGCGGGCAACACTGTCGTGGCGAAGCCTGCCGAGCAGACGCCGCTTATCGCAGCCCTCGCTGTGCGCCTCTGCCACGAGGCGGGCATTCCGGAAGACGCCTTCCAGCTCCTGCCCGGTGCAGGCGACGTGGGCGAGATGATCACTTCCGACCCGCGCATCGCGGGCGTGGCCTTCACCGGCTCGACCCAGACCGCGCAGGCCATCAATCGCAGTCTTGCCGGACGCGATGGCCCGATCGCCACCTTCATCGCAGAGACCGGCGGGCAGAACGCGATGATCGTCGATTCGACCGCGCTGCCCGAACAGGTGACCCGCGACGTGGTGGCGAGCGCTTTCCAGAGCGCGGGCCAGCGCTGTTCGGCGCTGCGCGTCCTGCACATCCAGGACGATGTCTATGACGAGATGCTGGCGATGATCCGCGGTGCATTCGAAGCGCTGACGATCGGCGATCCGGAAGAGCTTTCGACCGATGTCGGCCCGGTGATCGACCCCGATGCAAAAGCCGCGCTCGAACGCCATGTCGCCCGCCGCAAGACCGGCGGTGCGCAGGTCTGGCGGCGCAAGCTCCATCGTGGATCGTCGAAGGGCTGCTACGTCGCCCCGACCATCATCGAGCTCGATTCCATCCTCGACCTGAAGCGTGAAAACTTCGGGCCCGTGCTTCACGTGGTGCGTTACCGCGCCTCGGAAATCGACCGGGTCATGGAAGAGATCAACGCCACCGGATACGGCCTGACTCTCGGCCTGCACAGCCGCAACGACGACATGCGCGCTTATATCGAGGCGCGCGCGAAGGTCGGCAATTTCTACGTCAACCGCAACCAGATCGGTGCGGTGGTGGAAAGCCAGCCATTCGGCGGTGAGGGTCTGTCGGGTACCGGCCCCAAGGCAGGCGGCCCCCACTACGTGGCCCGTTTCGCTACCGAACGCGTGGTCTGCATCGATACGACCGCGGCGGGCGGTAACGCGACGCTTCTGGCGAGCTGA
- a CDS encoding patatin-like phospholipase family protein, with amino-acid sequence MFQTILIAIATIAALVVAFLLLRKWLNWGPQEIPCAHFHDHVHHAAPNRFVRDIQRDAVIDHHDNEPDPMAADFKQMVTRSAAPALKSAPRPVAEFAADSEREKILMLSGGGQWGAYGAGLFKTLHDRSANGLAMKNVRIITGISTGSLQTILLMVALDQEAKEETRRYAMERLEWGYSPAKESDVVDNKGMFQMLLRGAQAGTGPLRKRIRNAVFENGDATMLEAIRDSSISGYIGFVEAHCGLFHYVDVRGLVRDAPDWESAVDALCAATMASSAMPVFHQQLRVTQCKDGDRSLYDGGVRRSVFFERAMEAMHDEVRRQAGKPEDSNPSGNEQEEVTPDFFVVRNGPTVRHPDPDLDMNDGPLANGQRGYDLLVNESEIGAIANLRLLNPHGRIWVTTADGYDSFDCQCDHADCSKESEMFKPGFMACLRDLGRHKVEREGGPWWEMATLDARSAAEGHRHQHA; translated from the coding sequence ATGTTCCAGACGATCCTGATTGCTATCGCGACCATCGCCGCGCTGGTCGTGGCATTCCTGCTGCTGAGGAAATGGCTCAACTGGGGCCCGCAGGAAATTCCCTGCGCGCATTTCCATGACCATGTGCATCACGCTGCCCCGAACCGCTTCGTCCGCGATATCCAGCGCGATGCAGTGATCGATCACCATGACAACGAGCCCGACCCGATGGCCGCGGACTTCAAGCAAATGGTCACCCGCTCCGCTGCGCCCGCGCTCAAGAGCGCGCCACGCCCCGTGGCCGAATTCGCTGCCGATAGCGAGCGCGAGAAAATCCTGATGCTGTCGGGCGGCGGCCAGTGGGGAGCGTATGGAGCAGGCTTGTTCAAGACCCTCCACGACCGCAGCGCCAACGGGCTGGCGATGAAGAATGTGCGCATCATCACCGGCATCTCCACCGGATCGCTGCAGACGATCCTTCTGATGGTCGCGCTCGACCAGGAAGCGAAGGAAGAAACGCGGCGCTATGCGATGGAGCGTCTCGAATGGGGCTATTCTCCCGCCAAGGAAAGCGACGTCGTCGATAACAAGGGCATGTTCCAGATGCTGCTGCGGGGCGCGCAGGCGGGTACCGGCCCCTTGCGCAAGCGTATCCGCAATGCGGTCTTCGAAAACGGCGATGCCACCATGCTGGAAGCGATCCGCGACAGTTCGATCTCGGGCTACATCGGCTTCGTGGAAGCGCATTGCGGGCTATTCCACTATGTCGACGTGCGCGGCCTCGTACGCGATGCGCCAGACTGGGAAAGCGCGGTCGATGCCTTGTGTGCCGCGACCATGGCGTCCTCCGCCATGCCCGTGTTCCACCAGCAGTTGCGCGTGACCCAATGCAAGGACGGCGACCGCTCGCTTTACGATGGCGGTGTGCGGCGATCGGTCTTCTTCGAGAGGGCGATGGAAGCCATGCATGACGAGGTCCGCCGACAGGCAGGCAAGCCCGAAGACTCCAACCCTTCCGGTAACGAGCAGGAAGAAGTCACGCCTGATTTCTTCGTGGTGCGCAACGGCCCCACGGTGCGGCATCCCGATCCCGATCTCGACATGAACGACGGCCCGCTCGCCAATGGCCAGCGCGGCTATGATTTGCTCGTCAATGAAAGCGAGATCGGCGCGATCGCCAATTTGCGCCTGCTCAATCCGCATGGCCGCATCTGGGTGACGACAGCCGACGGATACGATTCCTTCGACTGCCAGTGCGATCACGCCGATTGCAGCAAGGAATCGGAGATGTTCAAGCCGGGCTTCATGGCTTGCCTGCGCGATCTCGGCCGTCACAAGGTCGAGCGCGAGGGCGGTCCCTGGTGGGAGATGGCGACGCTGGACGCGCGCTCAGCGGCCGAGGGTCACCGACACCAGCACGCCTGA
- a CDS encoding phosphoenolpyruvate carboxylase — protein sequence MPELQPLTFATLTHRLRELHQRTQETPLFNPVFQLAHDLSRELEAGEISLGDIASLIGELETRSLEARADRLCTLVKPQDTARRMEAFCKPSDGFEAFRDHWSHPQLHVVFTAHPTFLLTPEQTDAVAEAAGGGDPVPAETNAERPEITLQYEHTRAMRALAHAQDARDTINRSVLSCAASHWPDQWRSLDPLPFRFASWVGYDMDGRTDIKWYTSIAFRLSEKAQRLERYAAQLEEIDAGHALVATLRAAQVRAASSAEEFAGDLSDHADLSAAANRLTAEGDDKLLSLAPLVSQLEEEALAADAERAIALKTLASAMRADGLGMGHIHFRVNAKQLHNAIRSRIEGGADLDLGSKGAVGALRELVSNAQPLSANFASLAVESSTAVRQFLAMAQILKHVDADAPIRMLVAECEQPATVLSALYFAKLFGIDEKVDVSPLFETETALEHGGRFLDALLREEAYRDYARKRGRVAIQTGFSDAGRFVGQIPASLAIERLQGRLANAMAANDMTDVAALVFNTHGEGMGRGAHPASFKDRLEWPMSPWARRRFARAGIRLEPEASFQGGDGYMFFATPKLALATLSTIAELAPADTDPDVPTDLFYRRTDLSLDFYRAIKDHQQSHLESRTYSRAVTAFGLGLLNSTGSRVSRRQSDLSADRDMSLRQIRAIPHNAILQQLGYPVNLIAGLGSAAESNYEDIAELLRESPRGRQIMRYVRASNALASIKTVAAYGELFNSAYWASRPYRGTEEHLAQACETLAEYLIQDDRNGVFRRLASRLRVDALKLHRLFELVPDEDPHPEREQARRTIGVLQSLRLALFQHMFLKAVSVPAFSRANDISRRDVLEMVFTLRIDEALAQMRRAFPASFPMTQDFAMEEKAEYPRAGSEGYDAIRRDFIDPIEDSYALALRISTAIANQFGAHG from the coding sequence GTGCCGGAACTGCAGCCGCTGACATTTGCCACACTCACGCATCGCCTTCGCGAGCTGCATCAACGCACCCAGGAAACGCCGCTGTTCAACCCGGTGTTCCAGCTGGCCCATGACCTGTCGCGCGAACTGGAAGCGGGCGAGATCTCGCTCGGCGACATCGCCTCGCTGATCGGCGAACTGGAAACCCGTTCGCTCGAGGCGCGGGCCGACCGGCTGTGCACGCTCGTCAAACCGCAGGACACCGCGCGGCGGATGGAGGCATTCTGCAAGCCTTCGGACGGTTTCGAGGCTTTCCGCGATCACTGGTCGCATCCCCAGCTCCACGTCGTCTTCACCGCCCATCCGACCTTCCTGCTCACGCCCGAACAGACCGACGCCGTGGCCGAGGCTGCCGGTGGCGGCGATCCGGTTCCAGCCGAGACGAATGCCGAACGTCCCGAAATCACCCTGCAATACGAGCACACCCGCGCGATGCGGGCGCTTGCCCATGCGCAGGATGCGCGCGACACGATCAATCGCAGCGTGTTGTCCTGCGCGGCGTCGCACTGGCCCGACCAGTGGCGCAGCCTCGACCCCCTGCCGTTCCGTTTCGCCAGCTGGGTGGGCTATGACATGGACGGCCGCACCGACATCAAGTGGTACACCTCGATCGCCTTCCGCTTGTCCGAAAAGGCCCAGCGGCTCGAACGCTATGCTGCGCAGCTCGAGGAAATCGACGCAGGACACGCGCTGGTCGCCACGCTGCGTGCAGCTCAGGTTCGCGCAGCTTCGAGCGCCGAGGAATTTGCCGGCGACCTGTCGGACCATGCGGACCTATCCGCCGCGGCCAATCGACTGACCGCAGAAGGCGACGACAAGCTGCTGAGCCTCGCACCGCTTGTCTCGCAGTTGGAAGAAGAAGCTCTCGCTGCCGATGCCGAACGCGCAATCGCGCTCAAGACGCTCGCGTCCGCCATGCGCGCCGATGGCCTGGGCATGGGCCACATCCATTTCCGCGTGAACGCCAAGCAGCTCCACAATGCTATCCGATCGCGGATCGAGGGCGGCGCCGATCTCGACCTCGGCAGCAAGGGCGCTGTCGGCGCGCTGCGCGAGCTGGTTTCGAACGCCCAGCCGCTTTCGGCCAACTTCGCCTCTCTCGCGGTCGAAAGCTCGACCGCTGTCCGCCAGTTCCTCGCCATGGCGCAGATCCTCAAGCACGTGGATGCCGACGCGCCGATCCGGATGCTGGTGGCCGAGTGCGAACAGCCTGCAACCGTCCTTTCCGCACTCTATTTCGCCAAGCTGTTCGGGATCGACGAAAAGGTCGACGTTTCGCCGCTGTTCGAGACCGAGACCGCGCTCGAACATGGCGGGCGCTTCCTCGATGCGCTGCTCAGGGAAGAGGCCTATCGCGACTATGCGAGGAAGCGCGGGCGCGTGGCGATCCAGACCGGGTTCTCCGATGCCGGCCGCTTCGTCGGGCAGATCCCCGCAAGCCTTGCCATCGAACGCCTGCAGGGCCGCCTGGCGAACGCAATGGCGGCAAACGACATGACCGATGTCGCTGCACTCGTCTTCAACACGCATGGCGAAGGCATGGGCCGCGGGGCGCATCCGGCAAGCTTCAAGGACCGCCTAGAATGGCCGATGAGCCCCTGGGCGCGTCGCCGCTTTGCACGTGCCGGCATCCGACTGGAGCCCGAAGCCAGCTTCCAGGGCGGCGATGGCTACATGTTCTTCGCGACACCGAAACTTGCGCTCGCGACGCTCTCGACCATCGCAGAACTGGCTCCCGCCGACACCGATCCAGACGTGCCGACCGATCTCTTCTACCGGCGCACCGATCTCAGCCTCGATTTCTATCGCGCGATCAAGGATCACCAGCAGTCGCATCTCGAAAGCCGGACCTACAGCCGCGCAGTGACTGCTTTCGGCCTCGGCCTGCTCAATTCGACCGGTAGCCGCGTGTCGCGGCGCCAGTCGGACCTCAGCGCCGATCGCGATATGAGCCTGCGCCAAATCCGCGCCATCCCGCACAACGCGATCCTCCAGCAGCTGGGCTATCCGGTGAACCTGATCGCAGGGCTCGGTAGCGCGGCGGAGAGCAATTACGAGGACATCGCCGAGCTGCTGCGCGAAAGCCCGCGCGGACGCCAGATCATGCGCTATGTGCGCGCTTCGAACGCGCTCGCCAGCATCAAGACCGTCGCCGCCTATGGCGAGCTGTTCAACTCCGCCTATTGGGCCAGCCGCCCCTATCGCGGCACGGAAGAGCATCTCGCGCAGGCCTGCGAAACGCTGGCTGAATATTTGATCCAGGACGACCGCAACGGCGTCTTCCGCCGTCTCGCATCAAGGCTGCGCGTCGATGCGCTCAAGCTGCACCGCCTGTTCGAACTGGTGCCCGACGAGGACCCGCATCCCGAGCGCGAGCAGGCGCGCCGCACCATCGGCGTGCTCCAGTCGCTACGCCTCGCGCTGTTCCAGCACATGTTCCTCAAAGCCGTGTCGGTCCCGGCCTTCAGCCGCGCCAACGACATCAGCCGCCGCGACGTGCTGGAGATGGTCTTCACGCTACGGATCGACGAAGCGCTCGCCCAGATGCGCAGGGCCTTCCCGGCAAGCTTCCCGATGACGCAGGATTTCGCGATGGAGGAAAAGGCCGAGTACCCGCGCGCAGGCAGCGAGGGCTATGACGCGATCCGGCGCGATTTTATCGATCCGATCGAAGATTCCTATGCCCTTGCGCTGCGCATCTCGACCGCGATCGCCAACCAGTTCGGGGCGCACGGCTAG